One Labrus mixtus chromosome 12, fLabMix1.1, whole genome shotgun sequence DNA segment encodes these proteins:
- the LOC132984615 gene encoding bifunctional protein GlmU-like, whose product MTSPSGGSPLQVHAVRFGPGQELLGSLQAFVKEAGLKAPFIMSCVGSVTKATLRLANATASNTNEVLHLSGRYEIVSLVGTLNPEAHLHICLADAEGGTVGGHVLGGLEVFTTAEVVIGEATQLRFERELDEQTGFPELVVQRR is encoded by the exons ATG ACTTCCCCTTCAGGAGGATCCCCCCTGCAGGTCCACGCGGTCCGCTTTGGCCCAGGTCAGGAGCTGCTGGGGTCTCTGCAGGCGTTTGTGAAGGAAGCAGGACTCAAGGCGCCGTTCATCATGAGCTGTGTGGGGAGCGTCACCAAGGCGACGCTCAGGTTGGCAAACGCCACGGCGTCAAACACAAACGAG GTGCTCCACCTGAGCGGGCGGTATGAGATCGTGTCCCTGGTCGGCACTCTGAACCCGGAGGCTCACCTTCACATCTGCCTGGCCGACGCCGAGGGCGGCACGGTGGGAGGCCACGTGCTGGGAGGTCTGGAGGTGTTCACCACGGCCGAGGTGGTGATCGGAGAGGCGACTCAGCTGCGGTTTGAGAGAGAGCTGGACGAGCAGACGGGCTTCCCTGAGCTCGTGGTCCAGCGGcgctga